CTTAGAGCAGTATTGGGACCCTCTGTCAGAGTGATGGGTAAGGGTTTGCCCGCTGTAACTGCGGACATCCAGGGCCATCTGTAAGGCCGCTATAGGCCCCAGCGCCAGCATATCCAGGCGGAAACAATAACCCATGATCTTACGTGAAAATGCATCTGTTATCAGTGACAGGTAGCCCCATTGGTTTTGCACCCGAATGTAAGTTATATCGCTTACCCAAAGTTCCTCCGGCCGTATAATATGCATTTCCTTTACCAGGTTGGCGTACTTATGCATCCAGTGCCGGGAATCGGTGGTGATTGCTTTTCGTTTACGCTGCCTGATCAGCAGCTTATGAGCGTCAAGCAAGTCAAACAGGTAGTCCCTGCCGATTTCTATATGATGAGAAGCCAGTTGCGGCTTAAGCAGATAAAGCATCTTTCTTGTCCCTAACCGGGGTAAAGGCTTCCTTATTTCATGAACAAGCTGCAGGATAATTTCCTCTTTGATAGAGTCATCCTGGTTTCTCCATAAGTGATCATAGTGCGCATGGCGGGTTTTGCCAAACAGTCCGCATAGAAACGCCCAGCTTAAATGCGCGTAATCCTGCTTCATTATCATGACTGCCTGGCCCCAGCTTTTTTTCTGATCTTGATCTTAAACTGATCCTCTGCTACATCAATAAGGGTATTTAAGGCACTGATCTTTAGCTGTGCATATTCCAAAGCCTTTTTTAAAGCTTCCGTTTCCGGGTCCGGCACACCAGACTGCCCTTCAGCTTTATCCTTCATCTCAAACTTTTCATGAACCGCAAGTTCGGCATTTTCTTTCAACGAGGCCTTAAGCCATTTATTTAACGTTTCTCCACTTAGTCCGTATGACTTCCTCGCTGCATAAGGTTTCAGAATGCCTTGCTCAACCTGGCGGACGACGGATCTTTTTTCTATGTCGCTTAAATGATATCCCCGCTGTTTTTCCTGGTACTCTTTCGAGCCGCGGTCGCGCATCCATTTACTCAGAGATGCCCGCGACATGCCATACTGATAGGCTATCACGCTCCGCGGAGTCCCTGATTCTATCAATTTTATGATCTCATTCCGTAGGCTGCTTTCAAAGTGACATCGCTTAGTAAGGCGAATCTGACTCGCTTTTTGTTCCGATTCTTCTTTCATACACTTTCTTTTAGTGTATAGTTATTTCAGGACGAGTCAGTTTGCCCAGTCTTCCTACCCCTTCAGAGGTTCAGGGCCCATCCAGTTTTTTCCATCTACGAAGCGGGAAATCATCATGGCAGCCACGGTATCGCCGGTCGCATTTAGCAGGGTAGCCATGGGGTCAACCAATGTGCCAATGATCATAGCGGGCGGCAAGGCTTCGGGCGGAAAGCCGTAGGCCGATATAAACAACAATTCGCCTATATAACCGCCGTTGGGTATGCCGCCTTCAACCAGGCTTACCAGTACTGTTAAAGCCAGCGCTACCACAATGGTTTGTACGTTATTAAAGCTATTGCCGAAGAGTGCAAACACCACCGCCATTTTCACAATTGAGGATATGCTCGAGCCATCCTTGTGCAGGGTGCCGCCCAGCGGAATAGTTACATTGGCGATAACATCCCGGATGCCCATTTTTTTTGCGGCATCAAGGTTAGCCGGAATAGTTGCAATGCTGCTGCATGTGCCCACAGCTGTAGCCGATGGGATAATGTTATTTTTCCAATACCTTTTTACCGCACCTACGCCGCCCGCTATGAAAGCGTAAAGGCTAAATATGGCAACAAAATAAAACGCGCCCACACCATAGTACAAAGCCATCGAACGGGCGTAGCCCCCAAATAGCTGCGGGCCGAACACGCCCACCTGGTAGGCAAAATAAGCCCCTAACCCAATAGGCCCCAGTTTCATGATCAGGATAAAAATGTTTTTAAACACCTCGTTACCGCTATGCAAAAAGCGGGTGAACGCAGCACCCTTTTCGCCGGCATTAAGGGTGGCAAAGCCAATAAGTACCGAAAATATGATCATGGCCATCATGCTTTTGCGCGATAACAACTGGTAAAATTCGCTGGTGGTAAATAGGTTGGTGAGCTGGTCGCCCAAAGGTTTTTTGTCAATGGCTTCCGTAATGGGGTTGGCCACCAAATGCTGATGAATGGGGAAGATCCAGATAGCAATAATAGTTACTATGGCCGCTATCAGTACAGTACCCAAAAATACCAGCGAGGTTACTCCTAATAACTTCCCCAGCTTATTTGTGGCATCCAACCCGGCAATGGCCGATGCGATGGCAAAGAAAACCAGGGGCACCACTGCAGTGAATAACAGGTTCAGGAAAATATCGCCTATGGGTTTAATAATACTTACCTTATCGCCTAAAAAAATGCCGGCAATACTGCCAACCATAATACCCGCCATCAGCAATATGATGCCCTTGTAGTTTTTGAACCAATCATTCATGTAGCTAATATAGTTTTTTACACGTATAACGGATGCATGTGATACACTACCGGGCGAACAAAAACTTAGCGCCATGTATTTATGCCGTTTTGAAATTTGCCTGGTAACACATTTTATTATATTAGCAGCCAATTTATAACCAATGCAGATTGATAAGGCCGGGGAATTTATCCTGGATAAAATAAAACGCGAACTCCCGGTACATTTTTACTACCACAATGCAACCCATGCGCAGGATGTATACAATGCTGCTAAACAGTTAGCTTTAGGTGAAGGTATCGATTTAGCAGAAACTACTTTGCTGCTTACAGCCGCCCTGTTTCATGATTCGGGCTTTTTGTGCGGGGTAGATGATCATGAAAGCAACTCCTGTAAAATAGCCCGTAAGCATCTGCCGGCCTTTAATTATACGGAGGCCCAGATAGCCGTTGTTTGCGATATCATTATGGCTACCAAAATACCCCAGAAACCGCATAACAAGCTTGGCGAAATTATTTGTGATGCCGATTTGGATTATTTAGGGCGGAATGATTTTTTTATCCTTAGTAAAAGGTTATTTTCGGAACTTGAAATAACCCATAAACTGAAAACAGAACAGGAGTGGGATAAACAGCAGGTAAGCTTTCTGAAAAGCCACCGCTATTTCACCAAAACAGCTATCGGTTTACGGGCAGCTGAAAAAGAAAAGCACCTGTGTACAATAACTGAAAGATTAATATAAAGTACTATACATGACTAAACCGGAACATAGTTTATCTGAAATAATTAAGGATGTAGTAACCGTAATTATCGGGATTTTATTTTGCGGATTTGCCCTGAAAGGTTTTTTGGTGCCTAACCAATTTTTTGATGGAGGCGTAACAGGTATATCCCTGCTGATTCATGAGCTTTATCACATCAATATCGCTTTTGTGATTATAGCTGCCAATATTCCGTTCATCATTATGGGAATGTTCCAGGTGAACAGGTCTTTTGCGCTCAAAACTTTTGCCTGCGTAATAGGGCTTGGGGTTTGCTTGTTGTATGTACCTTATCCGGTTATTACATCCGATAAGCTATTGGTATCCATATTCGGCGGTGTGTTTATGGGCCTGGGTGTTGGCCTTTCCATTCGTGGCGGCTGTGCGTTAGATGGGATTGAGATATTGGCGCTTTACACCTTAAAGCGCAGTAGTTTTACTATCAGCGAGATTATTTTAGGCATCAACATTATTATATTTTTAATAGCTGCGTTTGAACTTGGCCTGCCAACCGCATTATACTCCATTTTAACCTACTACACCGCATCGCGCACCATTAGCTTTGTAATTGACGGGCTGGAAGAATACACGGCGGTAAACATCATATCCGGCCAAAGCGAGATCATCAAACAAAAACTGGTTATGGAACTGGGCCGGGGTATTACCATTTACAAAGGCGAGCGCGGCTTTCTAAAAGAAAGCTTTGATGTTCACCAGCCTGTCGATATCATTTTCACCGTAATAACTCGCTTCGAGGTACGCCGCCTCAAAAACCTGGTGCACAGCATTGATCCCAAAGCATTCGTATTTACCAACAGCATCAAAGAAGCTGCAGGTGGGGTGTTAAAGAAAAGGGTTAGGGAGCATTGATTTTAAGTATCAAGTCGCAAGTATCAAGTATCAAGATTTTTTGAGGATAAATGCCGTTTGCAGAAGCGGTCTTGATACTATGTACTTGATACTTGCTACTAACTCACTACTTCATAAATCTCCACCGGTTTCGCTTTGTTCTTCAACGTTACTTCGCCAATTTTTTTGAGCTCGAAGGATTCTTTGGCTTTTTGGTAAACTTCTTCGGTAACCACAATCTGGTTGGCTTTGGCTACACCCTGCAGGCGCTGGGCCAGGTTTACGGCATCACCTATTACGGTATAATCAAGGCGTTTCAGGGAGGCAGAACCAATGTTGCCTGATATCATTTCGCCCGAGTTTATGCCGATGGATACATCGGGTTTAAAAGTTTTATCGCCGTAAACTATAGTCTCGGTGCTGTGCATTTTTTCGCGCACGGCAAGGGCGGCATCTATGGCACGGTCTAGGTGGTACTCCCCGCGGAATACCGCCATAACGGCATCGCCCATAAATTTATCTATGTGGCCGGTTTGGGCAATAATTTCCTGCACCATCATGTCAAAAAGCTTGTTAATTAAACTAACAACGGCGTTGGCGGGTACATGTTCGGATATGGCCGTAAAGCCGCATATGTCGATGAATAAAACAGTGGCGTCAACAGTTTCGTTGCTCAGCAGGCTTGTTTCAAACTCCTTATGGGTCATAAAGTTAAGCACATTCTCATCAACATACATTCTCAGAATGTTATTTTCTTTGATGGCCTGCATGGTTTTTTTCAACTCCAGCACATGCATCAAAGTTTTTTCGATGGTAATATCCAGGTCGTCAAAATTTACCGGTTTAACCACAAAGTCAAACGCGCCGCGGTTCATGGCCGTGCGGATGTTATCCATATCGCTGTAGGCCGATACCATTACAGCTTTTAATATAGGGTTGGCCTCGGGCAGTTTGGTAAGCAGGGTAAGGCCGTCCATTTCGGGCATATTGATATCACTCAAAATCATATCAATCTCCGGGTCTTCGGCAAGTTTGGTTAATGCTTCAAAACCGTTGTGGGCGAATACAAAATCATATACTTTTTCACGGATCTTTTTCCTGAATTTTTGTTTTATCAATAATTCCAGGTCCAATTCATCATCAACCACCAGTATTTTGGCCATTATTGTTCTATGTGTTTTAGTTTTTCTTTTAAATTATTAAAATCAAGGGGCTTGGTTAAAAAGTCATTAGCACCCAACTCCATCGATTTTTGATAGTTTTCCTCATCGCCATAGGCAGTAATCATCATGACCACCGGTGGTGGTTTCTCATAGGTGTGCCTTATCTTGTCAAGCAATTCTAACCCCGTCATGCCGGGCATATTGATGTCGGATAATATCAGGATCACTTCAGAGTGGTTAACCGCCAAAAACGACATGGCTTCCTCGCCCGATTGCGCGAAATTAAATTCGATTTCGCCATTTTTTATCTCTTTGCGAAAGCGTTGCAAAAACAGTGGTTGTACATCAGCCTCGTCATCAACAACAAGTATTTTCATAGTTTTATTCTCGTTTCAAATTTAGGTTTTGTATTGATTTAATAGGCAGCTAAAACGCGATTATCGCGGCTGTTTTGCCATTAATTGGCTTTTACATCCGGAATAGTGATCACAAACTTAGCAAACTCGCCCTCCGCAGTCTCTACCTTTAAATCGCCGCCATGGCCTTTGGTAATGATATCATAACTCATAGACAGGCCTAACCCCGTTCCCTGGCCCGTTGGTTTGGTGGTAAAAAAGGGCTGGTATATTTTGTCCAATACCTTTTGAGGGATGCCCGTTCCGTTATCGCTTACGGTAATTTCAACGGCGTTTGGTAATTTTTTGGTAACCACCGTTACAGTGGGCTCATAGCCGGCAATGTTTTGCTTTTTCTTTTCGGCCACCGAGTAAAAGGAGTTGTTAAACAGATTTAAAAGTACCCGGCCCAGATCTTGTGGAATGGCTTCAATTTTACCAATGTTTTCATCGAAACTGGTTTTCATGCCAGCGTTAAACATTTTGTCTTTGGCCCGTAAACCATGGTAGCTTAAGCGCAGGTATTCATCGGCAAGCGCATTAATATCGGTTGGTTCTTTTTTACCTGTAGTGGTACGCGAGTGCTGCAGCATCCCTTTTACTATGGCGTCGGCACGTTTGCCATGCTGGTTTATTTTGGTTAGGTTTTGGGTAATATCGTTTATAATATCATCCGCTTCCTGTTTAATATCGTCGGGCAGCTTGCTTAATACCTCATCTTTAAGTTCATCCAGCAATTCGATACTCACTTCGCTAAAGTTGTTTACAAAATTAAGCGGGTTTTGAATTTCATGGGCTATACCGGCCGTAAGCTCGCCCAGCGATGCCATTTTTTCCTGCTGTACCAGTTGTGCCTGGGTGCTTCTCAGTTCGGATAGGGCGTGTTGCAGTTCTTCCTTCTGGTTGGTTAGTTCGGCGGTACGTTGCTTTACTTCGCTTTCCAGGTTAACTTTCATGGCGGCCATCATGCGGTTCTGCTCTTCTTCATTGCGGCGCTTTATTCGTTCTGTTTCAAGCGCTTTGGCTTGCTTGCGGTTTATCCACCACATGGCAAAAAGCCAGAGCACGGTAAAGCCTACCGAGTTTTCAAAAAGGTCGTTATGCTTGTCATAAAAGCCGGATGCAACCAGCCGTACCAGGTCGCTAAAAATTACGGCCACCGCAAATGGCAGCACCCAATTGATAATAGAGCGATTTGCCTTAAACTCTTCTCTTGTAAACGGTAGGGATATAAGCCATGCTAAAAGAATATGCCCAAACCACCTGATCAGCCCTTCTTTTTCAAGAAAAATGCTTCCCATCATTACGGCCACAGCGCCGTATAATACATACAAAAGGTATTTATCCCATTCGCTAACGATGCCCCGGTCTTTTAAACTTTTGCGTAGTTGGGTTGTAAGAAATATGGTTACAGCAGGTTCTATTCCTATCATAGAGAATCAAATTTTCAGTTTGCGCCCGATGTTTAGGCAAACAGTTTTAAAACTAATATTTTATTTGCATTAATCAACATTTAATAGCGAAATCAGCCATATCGCTACATCACCAGGCTGTTTTTTTTATATGATCCGGGTGTTTGCCCGGTAATATTCCTGAACACCCTCGAAAAATAGGCGAGGCTCTCAAAACCCGTTTCGGCGGCTATTTCATAAAAAGGCATACTGGTTGTGGTAAGCAACAATTGCGCGCGTTCAATGCGTTTTGATTGAATGTAGGTTAAGGGCCGCTCGCCGGTATTTTCAAAAAACAGGCGCGAAAAATAATCGGCATTATGGTTGGCGCGTTTGGCCAGCTGGGCAACCGTAATGTTTTGGTGCAGGTTGGTTTGTATATAATTGATAGCATCAGATATTTTGGAGTGGATGATGCTTTTATCTTCCATCAAGAAAACATCCGGTTTTAAAAACATCGATACCAATTGCAAAAGCAAACCATAGGTTTCCATATAAGCCGATGCATGCATCAGCTGGTTCAATTCCTCGAAGTTTTTTTGCACAGGCCGCTTCTCGTAAACTTTCGGATTGTAGGATATATACAAACTCCGGTTAGGGTTTAATTGCAGTATGCGTTTAAAACATGCCAGCGCATTATCGGCGGCTTTTAACTTAAATATTTTACGGTTTGATGAAAACAGCGAGGCGCCGTCAACAGATTCCTCGGCAAAGCAGATATAATACTGGCTTAAATAGTTGTCGCAATAATAATTGCAGGTGGTAAAACTCGGCACCAGGTATATATAGTCTGGCTCCAGTTTAATGCTGCTATCGGCATTATATAGCACGCCTTCTCCGCCGTCGATATAATACAGCCGGTAAAATGTACTGGTAACATTTTTGTAGTTCCAGTTTTTGTTTAGTTCTACATGGTCAATATTCAGTAAATTGAATGTTGATCTTAAAATGCTTTTGTTCATACCTATAAGGGAATGCAATTTAATAAATTAATCGTCAGATTAACCCAAAAAAGTCGGATTTGTGCAAATTGATGTGGCCTTTGTGAAATTTTTAATCCCTGGCTCCGCGTAGATTTATCCAGATTATCAAACCTGATAAATTGTATGATGCTGAGGTCTTTTTTAGTAACGCTGAGTGCCGTAATGGTAACAGGCAGCGGGTTGTTTTTTTATTCATCGGCTGTCGACTTGCCCGCTGATGTACAAAAAGCATACGATGCCTTGCCGCCAACGGTTGATTATAACATTGATGTAAAGCCCATACTATCCAATAAGTGCTTTGCCTGCCATGGCCCCGATAAAAACAAGCAAAAGGCCGGTTTACGGCTGGACATAGCTGCAAATGCCTACGCCGAAGTACCCGATGATATAGGCGTTGTTGCCATTAAACCCGGCGACTTGCAACATAGCGAGGTGGTAAAACGCATTTTATCAACCGATTCAACCTACCTGATGCCCGCGCCCGAATCGCACCATACGTTGTCGGCTTATGAAAAAGCTGTCATTATAAAATGGATAAAAACCGGAGCTGTATATAAACCCCATTGGGCCTTTGTAAAACCTGTGAAGGCGGCCGTTCCCGTGGTTGAAGGCGCTGTGAATAACCCTATTGATAACTTTGTGCTGGCCAGGCTTAAGCGGCAAAACCTGCTGCCATCCAAAGAAGCTGATAAAGAATTGCTGTTGCGCAGGCTTTCGCTCGACCTTACCGGCCTGCCGCCAACGCTGAAAGAGATTGATGATTTTTTAAAAGATGCATCGCCTAATGCCTATGAAAAACAGGTAGACCGCCTGTTGGCATCGCCCCATTATGGCGAAAAAATGGCGGTGGATTGGCTGGATGCCGCCCGTTTTGCCGATTCGCATGGGTACACGGTAGATAGGATAAGGGATATGTCGCCCTACCGCGATTGGGTGATCAAGGCTTTTAACAGCAACTTTAGCTACGATAAATTCATCCAGTGGCAATTGGCAGGCGATTTGATGCCGCACCCAACAAAAGATATGATCATTGCTACCGCCTTTAACCGCAATCACCAGCAAAATATGGAAGGCGGCGTTGTTGAGGAGGAATACCAAACCGAATATGTGATTGACCGTACCAATACCTTTGGCAGCGCGGTATTAGGCATGACCGTAGGCTGCGCCAAATGCCATGACCATAAGTTTGACCCGATATCGCAAAAGAATTACTACCAGTTGTTCAGCTTTTTTAATAACGTAAAAGAGGCCGGGCAAATATCCTGGGACGATGCTTTGCCAACGCCAACTTTGATGCTGCCAACGGCTCAAAAAGAAAAAATACTTACTTTTATTAATGACAACATCGCGCAGCAAAAAAACACGATAGCCCAAACAGAAAGTAAGGCTACTGCTGAGTTTGATAAATGGCTTGCCAATGGCGAATATAAAAAACTGGCCACTGAAAAAATCCCGGCTAATGGCTTACAGGCCAGTTTTAATTTTGATAAGGGCGACCTGGCAAGCAGCGTAAACCCTAAAGATATGGGCACTATGAAACGCGAAGGCGGCCAGGCCGGCGATGCACCTTTATTTGAGGCTAAGGGCGATGGCAAGGCATTGGCTTTGAATGGTGATACCTGGCTGGATTTAAATAAGATTGGCGTCTTCCGCAAATCGCAGCCCTTTAGCATCGGTATTTGGGTTAACATTCCTAAACAGTTAAGCGAAGGTGTTATTTTTCATAAAGGCAATTCCGAACGGCTGTACAATTTTAGGGGCTATCATTTATACCTCAAAAATAATAAGCTGGAACTCAACATGGCCCACACCGGGCCTTCAAATGCAATAACCCTGGTTACGGTTGATGACGTGCCTCGCGACAGGTGGATGCAGCTTACGGCAACCTATGATGGATCGGCAAAGGCGGATGGTTTTAAACTGTACCTGGATGGCAGCGAAATGAAAATGGAAACCACCATGGATCAGCTTACCAAGGATATTTTATTTATGGGCGATAGCCAGCCCGGGTTACAGGTTGGCGCCTGGGAACGAGGGCGTGGTTTTAAAGATGGAAAGGTAGACGATGTTGTAGTATACAACCGGACCCTTACCGCTTTCGAGGTGAAAATACTGGCGCAAAAGGATAGCTGGCAGCAGGTGGCTGCAAAAAGCAAGGATGCCCTGGGTGCCGATGATATTGGTAAGCTAAAAGCCTACTATGTTACCGCCGTTGACCCGCTGATGCTGGCCGAAACAAAAAAGTTAACCGCTTTGCGCACCACTTTATCAGATTCGACCGAAAATGTGGCCGAGTTGATGGTAATGCAGGAAATGGCTAAGCCTAAAAACTCATACCTGCTTAACCGCGGCAATTACGATATGCCTGGCGAACAGGTTTTTCCCAACACGCCCGAAGCTATACTGCCATTTGCGGCCGATTTGCCTAAAAACAGGTACGGCTTAGCACAATGGGCTACAAATACCGATAATCCGCTGGTAGCAAGGGTAGCGGTAAACCGTTTGTGGCAAAACTTTTTTGGAACCGGGCTGGTGAAAACCAGCGAAGATTTTGGCAACCAGGGCGAAATGCCCAGCCACCCCGAACTGCTGGACTGGCTGGCTACAACCTTTGTTGAGCAGGGCTGGGATATGAAAGCTTTGAACAAACTGATCGTGATGTCGGCTACGTACCGCCAGGATTCGCGGCCGACTAAAGAGGCTGCTGAAAAAGATCCCGAAAATCGTTACCTGTCGCACGGCCCGGCGTACCGGATGCCTGCCGAGATGATTCGCGACAATGCCTTATTTGCCAGCGGGTTGTTAAATACCCAAATAGGCGGCAAAAGTATAAAACCATACCAGCCTGCCGGTTTATGGGAAATTAATAATACCACTTACACACCGGATACCGGGAAGGCGGTGTACAGGCGCAGTTTGTACGTTATTGTAAAGCGATCTGTCCCCAACCCAACGCTTGCTACGTTTGACGCGCCATCGCGCAGCTATTGTATTATCCGCAGGCAAAAAACCAATACGCCATTGCAGGCTTTGGTAACCCTGAACGACCCTACGTTTGTGGAGGCCGCCAAAGTTTTGGGCGAACAAATGGCCCGAAATGCTGATGGTAAGCAAGCTATAACTACTGCCTACCGCAAACTAACCAGCCGAAGCCCGACGCCAGATGAAGTAAGCCTGTTGATGGCCCTGCAACAGGTAGAACTCAAGAAGTTTAAAACACACCCCGAGAAACAAAAGGGCTGGCTTACCGCCGGCCAGTACCGGGTAGATAAAAAGCTGGATGGCGCTTTAATAGCCGCCAATACCGTAGTGGCCAGCGCCATTTTAAATTCAGATGCATCATTAACCAAAAGATAAAATATCCATGTCAGATTTTCACCATGATGAGGAATTCAGGCTGCATACGCCGGAGTTTAATGAGCTTCACCGGAAGATGGACAGGCGCAATTTTTTAACCAAAGCTTCACTGGGTTTGGGCGCGCTGGCCGTTGGATCGTTGTTTGGCAACAGTGTTTTTGGCAGCCCGCTTAAACGCCCGGGCAGCCTGGAGGATGATATTTTGAGTGCCCTGCCGCAAATTGCACCGAAGGCCAAAAGGGTAGTATACCTGTTCCAGGCGGGCGGGCCATCGCAATTTGAAACTTTTGATTATAAGCCTAAACTGGCTGCCATGCTTGGCCAAAACCTGCCCGATTCGGTGAGGCAGGGGCAAAGGCTTACCGGCATGAGCGCCAACCAGAGTGTGCTGCCGCTGGCACCATCATTTTGTAAATTTAACCGGCACGGCCAAAGCCAAACCTGGATGAGCGAATTGATGCCCTTTACCGCCCAGGTGGTAGATGAACTGTGTATTGTAAAATCGTTGTACTCCGAAGCAATAAACCACGATCCGGCTATAACTTTCCTGCAAACGGGAAACCAGCTGCCGGGCAGGCCATCTATAGGCTCCTGGATTAGCTACGGTTTAGGGTCGGATAATCAAAACCTGCCTACTTTTATTGTACTGGTCTCAAAAAACGCCCCTAAAGACCAGCCTTTGTACGCCCGGCTATGGGGTAACGGTTTCCTGCCATCCAAATTCCAGGGGGTGCAGTTTGGTTCGGGTAAAGACCCTGTTTTGTTCCTGAATAACCCCGAAGGTTATGATGGGGCAGATAGAAAGGAAATGCTGGAATACCTGTCTAAACTAAACAACCTGCAAAACGCCGCCTATGCCGATCCTGAAGTTGATGCCCGCATAGCCCAGTATGAAATGGCTGCACGCATGCAAACATCGGTGCCCGAGGTGATGAGCACCGCCAACGAACCCAAAGAAATTTTTGACATGTACGGCCCCGATAGTAAAGACCCCGGTACCTATGCCGCCAATTGCCTGCTTGCGCGAAAACTGTTGGAAAAAGATGTGAAGTTTGTGCAGCTATACCACCAGGGCTGGGATCAGCATAGTAACCTGCCATCGGGTATAGCCGGCCAATGTAAGGCTACCGACCAGGCTACCGCTGCATTAATCAAAGACCTGAAACAACGCGGCATGCTGGACGATACCCTGGTGATATGGGGCGGCGAATTTGGCCGCACCGCATACTCGCAGGGCAAGCTAACTGCCGATAATTACGGCCGCGATCATCACCCGCGCTGCTTTACCATGTGGATGGCCGGTGCCGGCGTAAAACACGGCATCAGCTATGGCGAAACGGATGATTTTAGCTACAATATTGTAAAAGACCCGGTGCATGTACACGATTTTCAGGCCACACTGCTGCACCTGATGGGTATCAACCACGAATTGCTTACCTACCAGTTCCAGGGCCGCCGTTTCAGGCTTACCGATGTGGAGGGAAAAGTGGTGAGGGATATTTTGAGTTAGTATCATTTTTAGTAGTAAGTAGTAAGTATCAAGTAGTAAGATTTTAGAAGGGTGAAGCCGCTGCCGCGAGCTTCCAGCTCGTGGTTAATCATGTTTGCAGCTTTCAGCTGCATTTGGTTGATTGTTTTTCTATCAGCTACAAGATCAGCATATCGAGATTAACAATAAAGCGATAGAAGTTTGCGCCGCTTCCGCGAGCTTCCAGCTCGTGGTTAATCATGTTTGCAGCTATCAGCTACATTTGGTTGGATTGTTTTCTATCAGCTACAAGATCAGCATATCGAGATTAGCAATAAAGCGATAGAAGTTTGCGTCCTAAATTCGGCTGAAAGCTGAAACTATATAGCCCACGGGCTGAAAGCCCGCGGGAGCTGGGGTTTTGTTGATTATGTAATATTTGATAATTAGCAGGTATATTTTATTTGTACATACAAATAAGAAATCAGATATTAGAACTTGTTTTAACCAATTGAGCAATGATAAAGCCAACCGCATTAAGAAGCTGTTCGGATACTTGATACTAACTACTTGATACTATTTTATTAACCAGATAAGCACCTATTGAAAAAGTCGACTGCGTTCCGCAGCTGTCTTGATACTTGATACTTACTACTTGATACTATTACATTATGGAAAGAAGGAATTTTATAAAAAACTCGGCCATC
The genomic region above belongs to Mucilaginibacter sp. KACC 22773 and contains:
- a CDS encoding helix-turn-helix domain-containing protein, with translation MNKSILRSTFNLLNIDHVELNKNWNYKNVTSTFYRLYYIDGGEGVLYNADSSIKLEPDYIYLVPSFTTCNYYCDNYLSQYYICFAEESVDGASLFSSNRKIFKLKAADNALACFKRILQLNPNRSLYISYNPKVYEKRPVQKNFEELNQLMHASAYMETYGLLLQLVSMFLKPDVFLMEDKSIIHSKISDAINYIQTNLHQNITVAQLAKRANHNADYFSRLFFENTGERPLTYIQSKRIERAQLLLTTTSMPFYEIAAETGFESLAYFSRVFRNITGQTPGSYKKNSLVM
- a CDS encoding DUF1553 domain-containing protein, with amino-acid sequence MMLRSFLVTLSAVMVTGSGLFFYSSAVDLPADVQKAYDALPPTVDYNIDVKPILSNKCFACHGPDKNKQKAGLRLDIAANAYAEVPDDIGVVAIKPGDLQHSEVVKRILSTDSTYLMPAPESHHTLSAYEKAVIIKWIKTGAVYKPHWAFVKPVKAAVPVVEGAVNNPIDNFVLARLKRQNLLPSKEADKELLLRRLSLDLTGLPPTLKEIDDFLKDASPNAYEKQVDRLLASPHYGEKMAVDWLDAARFADSHGYTVDRIRDMSPYRDWVIKAFNSNFSYDKFIQWQLAGDLMPHPTKDMIIATAFNRNHQQNMEGGVVEEEYQTEYVIDRTNTFGSAVLGMTVGCAKCHDHKFDPISQKNYYQLFSFFNNVKEAGQISWDDALPTPTLMLPTAQKEKILTFINDNIAQQKNTIAQTESKATAEFDKWLANGEYKKLATEKIPANGLQASFNFDKGDLASSVNPKDMGTMKREGGQAGDAPLFEAKGDGKALALNGDTWLDLNKIGVFRKSQPFSIGIWVNIPKQLSEGVIFHKGNSERLYNFRGYHLYLKNNKLELNMAHTGPSNAITLVTVDDVPRDRWMQLTATYDGSAKADGFKLYLDGSEMKMETTMDQLTKDILFMGDSQPGLQVGAWERGRGFKDGKVDDVVVYNRTLTAFEVKILAQKDSWQQVAAKSKDALGADDIGKLKAYYVTAVDPLMLAETKKLTALRTTLSDSTENVAELMVMQEMAKPKNSYLLNRGNYDMPGEQVFPNTPEAILPFAADLPKNRYGLAQWATNTDNPLVARVAVNRLWQNFFGTGLVKTSEDFGNQGEMPSHPELLDWLATTFVEQGWDMKALNKLIVMSATYRQDSRPTKEAAEKDPENRYLSHGPAYRMPAEMIRDNALFASGLLNTQIGGKSIKPYQPAGLWEINNTTYTPDTGKAVYRRSLYVIVKRSVPNPTLATFDAPSRSYCIIRRQKTNTPLQALVTLNDPTFVEAAKVLGEQMARNADGKQAITTAYRKLTSRSPTPDEVSLLMALQQVELKKFKTHPEKQKGWLTAGQYRVDKKLDGALIAANTVVASAILNSDASLTKR
- a CDS encoding DUF1501 domain-containing protein, whose product is MSDFHHDEEFRLHTPEFNELHRKMDRRNFLTKASLGLGALAVGSLFGNSVFGSPLKRPGSLEDDILSALPQIAPKAKRVVYLFQAGGPSQFETFDYKPKLAAMLGQNLPDSVRQGQRLTGMSANQSVLPLAPSFCKFNRHGQSQTWMSELMPFTAQVVDELCIVKSLYSEAINHDPAITFLQTGNQLPGRPSIGSWISYGLGSDNQNLPTFIVLVSKNAPKDQPLYARLWGNGFLPSKFQGVQFGSGKDPVLFLNNPEGYDGADRKEMLEYLSKLNNLQNAAYADPEVDARIAQYEMAARMQTSVPEVMSTANEPKEIFDMYGPDSKDPGTYAANCLLARKLLEKDVKFVQLYHQGWDQHSNLPSGIAGQCKATDQATAALIKDLKQRGMLDDTLVIWGGEFGRTAYSQGKLTADNYGRDHHPRCFTMWMAGAGVKHGISYGETDDFSYNIVKDPVHVHDFQATLLHLMGINHELLTYQFQGRRFRLTDVEGKVVRDILS